From one Thunnus maccoyii chromosome 6, fThuMac1.1, whole genome shotgun sequence genomic stretch:
- the LOC121898960 gene encoding claudin-3-like yields the protein MISLGLEILGVTLAVLGWILAIVSCVLPMWRVSAYIGVNIITAQTTWEGIWMSCVVQSTGHMQCKIFDSMLALSGDLQAARALTIISLVVGTVGILVAMMGAKCTNCVEEETAKARVMIVAGLAFILASLTQLIPVSWSAHTIIMEFYNPILIKSRRRRLFSMSIGLELIGISLCILGWIISIVACALPMWRVTAFIGSNIVTAQIIWEGLWMTCVVQSTGQMQCKVYDSMLALSQDLQAARALTVISILLAILAILIAIAGAKCTNCIDDEASKAKVMIISGVFFIVSGVMQLIPVSWSANSIIRNFYNPLLPDAQRRELGSALYIGFAAAALLVLGGGLLCCSCPPRETRYNPSRMAYSAPRSAGGPGLERKDYV from the exons ATGATTTCATTGGGGCTGGAAATACTTGGAGTGACTCTGGCTGTCCTGGGATGGATCTTAGCCATTGTATCCTGTGTCTTGCCCATGTGGAGAGTATCAGCTTACATTGGGGTAAACATCATCACAGCTCAGACCACCTGGGAGGGCATCTGGATGAGCTGCGTGGTCCAGAGCACAGGTCACATGCAGTGTAAAATCTTTGACTCCATGTTGGCTCTAAGTGGCGATCTTCAGGCTGCCCGCGCCCTCACTATTATATCCCTCGTGGTGGGCACTGTGGGAATCCTGGTTGCCATGATGGGGGCGAAATGCACCAACTGCGTGGAGGAAGAGACGGCCAAAGCTCGGGTGATGATAGTCGCCGGGTTGGCCTTCATCCTGGCTTCTCTGACCCAGCTGATCCCTGTGTCATGGTCAGCCCATACCATCATTATGGAGTTCTATAATCCAA TTTTGATAAAGAG cagaagaagaagactttTCAGTATGTCTATAGGGCTGGAGTTGATAGGCATTTCCCTGTGCATTTTGGGATGGATTATTTCCATCGTGGCATGCGCCCTCCCCATGTGGAGGGTGACGGCCTTCATCGGCAGCAACATCGTGACGGCTCAGATCATCTGGGAGGGCCTGTGGATGACTTGCGTGGTCCAGAGCACGGGCCAGATGCAGTGTAAGGTCTACGACTCCATGCTCGCCCTCTCCCAGGACCTGCAAGCCGCCCGCGCCCTCACCGTCATCTCCATCCTGTTAGCCATCCTGGCCATACTCATCGCCATCGCCGGAGCCAAGTGCACCAACTGCATTGACGATGAGGCATCAAAGGCCAAGGTGATGATCATCTCTGGGGTCTTCTTCATCGTTTCAGGGGTCATGCAGCTCATTCCTGTCTCCTGGTCGGCCAACAGCATAATCAGGAACTTCTACAACCCTTTACTTCCTGATGCTCAACGGAGGGAGCTGGGGTCCGCGCTGTACATCGGCTTTGCAGCCGCCGCCCTCCTGGTTCTCGGTGGCGGACTCCTCTGCTGTTCCTGTCCGCCACGCGAGACCAGATACAACCCTTCACGGATGGCTTATTCTGCCCCGCGGTCCGCAGGTGGGCCAGGGTTAGAACGGAAAGACTATGTATGA
- the LOC121898231 gene encoding claudin-4-like produces the protein MYSAGLEILGMILAVAGWLGVMVACGLPMWRVAAYIGQNIVISQVIWEGLWMNCSVQSTGQMHCKVHDSMLGLPADLQAARALVIVSMVLCIVGIGLSVAGAKCTNCSRDVSSKPRLVVAAGVIFMVAGLLLLVAVSWTAHAIVLGFYDPMLEETGKRDFGNALYFGWAASCLLILGGALLCCSCPPRAATARSGGGSAPPRVDYSAVKTLSVNGYTRRDYV, from the coding sequence ATGTACTCTGCAGGCTTGGAGATCCTTGGGATGATCCTGGCCGTGGCCGGCTGGCTCGGGGTGATGGTGGCTTGCGGCCTCCCCATGTGGCGGGTGGCTGCCTACATCGGTCAGAACATCGTCATCTCCCAGGTGATCTGGGAAGGCTTGTGGATGAACTGTTCGGTGCAGAGTACAGGCCAGATGCACTGCAAGGTGCACGACTCCATGCTGGGGCTGCCAGCGGACCTACAGGCGGCTCGTGCCTTGGTCATCGTCTCCATGGTGCTCTGCATTGTGGGCATCGGTCTGTCAGTGGCTGGTGCCAAGTGCACCAACTGTAGCCGGGATGTGAGCAGTAAACCACGACTCGTGGTGGCTGCTGGAGTAATCTTCATGGTAGCCGGACTGCTGCTATTGGTGGCTGTTTCGTGGACAGCCCACGCCATCGTCCTGGGCTTCTATGACCCAATGCTGGAGGAGACGGGGAAGAGGGACTTTGGTAACGCTCTGTACTTTGGCTGGGCTGCCTCCTGCTTGCTCATCCTAGGGGGTGCACTGCTCTGTTGCTCCTGCCCCCCCAGAGCAGCCACAGCACGAAGCGGTGGTGGCTCCGCACCTCCCCGGGTGGACTATTCAGCTGTCAAGACCCTGTCAGTCAATGGCTACACCAGAAGAGACTATGTATGA
- the cldnf gene encoding claudin f → MGRIGKEVAGQVITFIGLVGVSVTCGIPMWRVTSYIGANIVTGQVVWDGLWMNCVMQSTGQMQCKLNDSVMRLSPDLQAARALVIISLIFGFIGFIITFIGARCTGCLKKDSSKAKVVIICGCLIIISAILVLIPVCWSAAITIADFRSPIVIETQKRELGAAIYIGWASAAILLVGGIILTTSCPTRKSMYGYPGYPPAPMYPYATPVSPANYGPVYAPPSSRSYTGTGTYVPGKPYVAPPVYAGGQYL, encoded by the coding sequence ATGGGGAGGATTGGCAAGGAAGTGGCAGGTCAGGTCATCACCTTCATCGGCCTGGTCGGAGTGTCGGTGACATGCGGGATCCCCATGTGGAGAGTGACCTCCTACATCGGAGCCAACATTGTGACAGGCCAGGTAGTGTGGGACGGTCTGTGGATGAACTGTGTGATGCAGAGCACCGGGCAGATGCAGTGCAAGCTGAATGATTCAGTGATGAGGCTTTCCCCCGATCTGCAGGCCGCCCGAGCCCTGGTCATCATCTCCCTCATCTTCGGCTTCATCGGCTTCATCATCACCTTCATTGGAGCCAGATGCACCGGCTGCCTGAAGAAAGATTCATCTAAGGCCAAGGTGGTGATCATATGTGGCTGTCTCATCATTATTTCCGCCATCCTGGTCCTGATTCCTGTGTGCTGGTCTGCAGCCATCACCATCGCAGACTTCCGGAGCCCCATAGTCATCGAGACACAGAAGAGGGAACTCGGAGCCGCCATTTACATCGGCTGGGCCTCTGCTGCAATTCTTCTGGTCGGTGGGATCATCCTAACCACTTCCTGCCCTACTCGAAAATCCATGTATGGATATCCAGGCTACCCACCAGCACCCATGTATCCTTATGCAACACCAGTAAGTCCAGCAAACTATGGTCCTGTGTACGCTCCCCCATCCAGCCGATCATACACAGGGACGGGGACATATGTACCCGGCAAACCATATGTGGCACCACCCGTATACGCCGGTGGACAGTACCTCTGA
- the LOC121899373 gene encoding claudin-4-like yields MVSMGRQMLGFALAIIGFLGTIIVCALPMWKVTAFIGANIVTAQVIWEGLWMNCVTQSTGQMQCKIYDSLLALPQDLQAARALVVIAIIVSAFGIILGIAGGKCTNFVEDERAKSRVAIAAGIVFICAGVLILIPVCWSANTIIRDFYNPILTNAQRRELGTMGSMGMQMVGSALALFGWIGVLVACGSPMWRVTAFIGNNIVTSQTMWEGIWMSCVVQSTGQMQCKVYDSMLALSTDLQGARALVVVSIITGIAGLLIAFAGGKCTNFIPEERAKARASVAAGVVLIISGILCLIPVSWTASIIIRDFYNPLLVDAQKRELGASLYIGWGAAALLILGGGLLCANCPPKEDKTPSVKYLINKSSGGHSKEESGRSVTPTKTYI; encoded by the exons ATGGTGTCAATGGGACGACAGATGCTGGGCTTTGCCTTGGCCATCATCGGCTTCCTGGGGACCATCATTGTTTGTGCCCTGCCGATGTGGAAGGTCACAGCCTTCATCGGAGCCAACATTGTGACAGCACAGGTCATCTGGGAAGGGCTGTGGATGAACTGTGTGACGCAGAGTACGGGCCAGATGCAGTGTAAGATCTATGATTCTCTACTGGCTTTGCCCCAGGACCTTCAGGCCGCCAGAGCTCTTGTGGTCATCGCCATCATCGTCTCTGCCTTTGGAATCATCCTCGGCATCGCCGGGGGTAAGTGCACCAACTTTGTTGAGGACGAACGTGCCAAAAGCAGGGTGGCCATCGCTGCTGGAATTGTTTTCATCTGTGCCGGCGTTCTGATCCTCATCCCCGTCTGCTGGTCTGCCAACACCATCATTAGAGATTTCTACAATCCCATCCTGACCAATGCTCAGAGGAGGGAGCTGGGG acgaTGGGCTCCATGGGGATGCAGATGGTAGGCAGCGCCTTGGCCCTTTTCGGCTGGATCGGGGTGCTCGTTGCGTGCGGCTCACCCATGTGGCGGGTCACCGCCTTCATTGGCAACAACATAGTGACCTCTCAGACCATGTGGGAGGGCATCTGGATGAGCTGTGTGGTCCAGAGTACAGGCCAGATGCAGTGTAAGGTGTACGACTCCATGCTGGCTCTGAGCACTGACCTCCAGGGGGCTCGGGCACTAGTGGTGGTTTCTATCATCACAGGTATTGCAGGGCTCCTCATTGCCTTCGCTGGTGGAAAATGCACAAACTTCATTCCAGAGGAGAGGGCCAAGGCGAGGGCTTCGGTGGCAGCAGGCGTGGTGCTGATCATCAGTGGGATTCTCTGCCTCATTCCTGTATCCTGGACCGCCAGCATTATTATAAGGGACTTCTACAACCCTCTGCTGGTAGACGCCCAGAAAAGAGAGCTGGGAGCCTCTCTTTACATCGGCTGGGGGGCTGCGGCACTGCTGATCCTGGGAGGGGGGCTTTTGTGCGCCAACTGCCCCCCCAAGGAGGACAAGACCCCCTCTGTGAAGTACCTCATAAACAAGTCTTCAGGAGGACACAGCAAAGAGGAGTCAGGCCGATCTGTTACACCGACAAAGActtacatttga
- the LOC121899397 gene encoding claudin-4-like — protein sequence MVSAGFQILGIALCIIGWIGAIITCALPQWKVTAFVGQNIVTAQTTWEGIWMTCVTQSTGQMQCKVYDSMLALSQDLQAARALLIISILIGIFGILLSIAGGKCTNCVEDETSKAKIGVAAGVIFIIAGVLCLIPVCWTAHSIIRNFYNPLLAGSRKRELGPMVSQGIQLIGIIMAVIGWLKVIVVCALPMWKVTAFIGANIITAQTIWQGMWMNCVVQSTGQMQCKVYDSMLALPQDLQAARAMIVISILTGVFGLVLAIAGGKCTNCIEDDRSKAKACILAGSLFIISGLLCLIPVSWSANTIITNFYNPLLIEAQRYELGAALYIGWAASALLLMGGGLLCWNCPPKHEHGHPHYIPKFTPVKSTSTSREYV from the exons ATGGTGTCAGCCGGCTTTCAGATATTGGGCATTGCCCTGTGCATCATTGGCTGGATTGGAGCCATCATTACGTGTGCTTTACCCCAGTGGAAAGTGACAGCCTTCGTCGGCCAGAACATTGTCACTGCTCAAACCACTTGGGAAGGCATCTGGATGACCTGTGTGACGCAGAGCACAGGCCAGATGCAGTGTAAGGTTTATGACTCCATGCTGGCCCTTTCCCAGGACCTCCAGGCTGCCCGCGCCCTCCTCATCATCTCTATCCTGATCGGCATCTTCGGCATCCTCCTGTCCATCGCAGGCGGCAAGTGCACCAACTGCGTGGAGGATGAGACCTCCAAAGCCAAAATCGGTGTGGCAGCTGGTGTGATCTTCATCATTGCTGGTGTTTTGTGCCTCATACCCGTGTGCTGGACGGCACACAGCATCATAAGAAACTTCTACAACCCTCTCCTGGCGGGCTCTCGGAAGAGGGAGCTGGGACCT ATGGTTTCTCAGGGGATTCAGCTCATTGGCATAATAATGGCTGTGATCGGCTGGCTCAAGGTCATCGTGGTGTGCGCTTTGCCCATGTGGAAGGTCACGGCTTTCATCGGAGCCAACATCATCACGGCTCAAACCATATGGCAGGGCATGTGGATGAACTGTGTGGTGCAGAGTACAGGCCAGATGCAGTGCAAGGTGTACGACTCCATGCTGGCTCTGCCCCAAGACCTGCAGGCCGCTCGCGCTATGATCGTCATCTCCATCCTGACCGGGGTCTTCGGACTGGTCTTGGCAATCGCTGGCGGGAAATGCACTAACTGCATCGAGGATGATAGGTCCAAGGCGAAGGCTTGCATCCTGGCTGGGAGTTTGTTCATCATCTCTGGGTTGCTCTGTCTCATTCCAGTCTCCTGGTCTGCAAACACCATCATCACCAACTTCTACAACCCGCTGTTGATCGAAGCCCAGAGATACGAGTTAGGAGCAGCGCTGTATATCGGCTGGGCGGCTTCTGCGCTGCTGTTAATGGGAGGGGGGCTACTGTGTTGGAACTGCCCGCCCAAACATGAACATGGACATCCCCACTACATACCCAAATTCACACCAGTGAAGTCAACCTCCACATCAAGAGAATACGTATAA